One Clupea harengus chromosome 11, Ch_v2.0.2, whole genome shotgun sequence DNA window includes the following coding sequences:
- the cbx3b gene encoding chromobox protein homolog 3b, with the protein MRKKQNVKHRRPEEATVVVKHVQEFVVEKIIRRRVMDGKVEYFLKWKGFTDAENTWEPEDNLDCPELIEEFLRGLALGRNPSEEGGPLPQHQIQPKEEEEEVETERHQQCPAQALEPLQERTAIPECIMGRIEPECIMGHIEPGCIIGSTDRHGELTFLIKWKDSEEVALMSAREVSERNPQMVIAFYEERLRWTSADEEP; encoded by the exons ATGAGGAAGAAGCAGAACGTGAAGCACCGGCGACCGGAGGAGGCGACCGTCGTCGTTAAGCACGTGCAGGAGTTCGTGGTGGAAAAGATCATCCGGAGGCGCGTGATGGACGGAAAAGTGGAGTACTTCCTCAAGTGGAAAGGCTTCACTGA tgcggaGAATACGTGGGAGCCGGAGGATAACCTGGACTGCCCGGAGCTGATTGAAGAGTTCCTGAGGGGGCTGGCCCTCGGCAGGAACCCGAGTGAGGAGGGGGGGCCCCTTCCCCAGCACCAGATCCAgcccaaggaggaggaggaggaggtggagacgGAGAGG CACCAACAGTGCCCCGCCCAGGCTCTGGAACCGCTCCAGGAGAGAACCGCCATCCCAGAGTGCATCATGGGGCGCATAGAACCAGAGTGCATCATGGGGCACATAGAACCAGGGTGCATCATCGGTTCCACTGATCGCCACGGGGAGCTGACCTTCTTGATCAAATG gaAGGACAGTGAGGAGGTGGCACTGATGTCAGCGAGGGAGGTGAGCGAGAGGAACCCACAGATGGTGATCGCTTTCTACGAGGAGAGACTGAGATGGACATCAGCAGACGAGGAGccctag